From the genome of Salvelinus fontinalis isolate EN_2023a unplaced genomic scaffold, ASM2944872v1 scaffold_0036, whole genome shotgun sequence, one region includes:
- the LOC129842374 gene encoding zinc finger protein 501-like, which translates to MSSLSYSRSAKEEVICWTEKEAFMKEEDEEEAVTIQKQVESEAVTVKKEEKDVTVKEEEDAFRVKEEEEEKEEDAVFGVKEEEGEMTVTLEEEEEVGDLFHTRERRDYRGSSGESQQHHDADEAEKCLSTSELLKKHLQRPTGKRTHCCSDCGKRCKSSSELKIHQRVHTGEKPYSCDQCWKSFTQSSSLKSHHRTHTGEKPFGCYQCGRSFTQLSSLIVHRRGHTGEKPYSCDQCGKSFTTSSYLTIHQRTHTGEKPYGCDQCGKSFTQLSSLIVHRRGHTGEKPYSCDQCVSSFTSSSYLTIHQRTHTGEKPYSCDQCGKSFTQLSSLIVHQRGHTGEKHSCDQCGKIFTSSSYLTIHQRIHTGDKSYGCDHCGKSFIRLQTLKSHQRIHTGEKPYSCNQCGKSFTQLNGLISHQRTHTGEKPCSCDQCGKRYSDKRSLIKHQKLHGVVS; encoded by the exons atgagttcactaagttACTCTCGTTCTGCTAAAGAAGAGGtgatctgctggacggagaaagaagctttcatgaaagaggaggacgaagaagaggctgttacaatacaaaaacaagtagagagtgaggctgttaccgtgaaaaaagaagagaaagacgttacagtgaaagaagaggaagacgcgttcagagtgaaagaggaggaggaagagaaagaggaggatgcagtttttggagtgaaagaggaggagggggagatgactgtcacattggaggaagaggaggaggttggagatctgtttcacacca gagagagacgggactatcgtggatcctctggggagtctcaacaacatcatgatgctgacgaggcagagaagtgtctctccacatcagaactcctcaagaaacacctgcagagacccacagggaagagaactcactgctgctctgactgtgggaaacgttgcaaatcttcatcagaacttaaaatacaccagcgagtacacacaggagagaagccttatagctgtgatcaatgttggaagagttttactcagtcaagctCCCTGAAATcacaccatagaacacacactggagagaaaccttttggCTGTTATCAATGTGGGAGgagttttactcagctaagcaGCCTGATAGTACACAGGcggggacacacaggagagaaaccttatagctgtgatcaatgtgggaagagttttactacatctagctatctaactatacaccagagaacacacacaggagagaaaccttatggttgtgatcaatgtgggaagagttttactcagctaagcaGCCTGATAGTACACAGGcggggacacacaggagagaaaccttatagctgtgatcaatgtgtgAGCAGTTTTACCTCAtctagctatctaactatacaccagagaacacacacaggagagaaaccttatagctgtgatcaatgtgggaagagttttactcaacTAAGCAGCCTGATAGTACACCAGCGGGGCCATACAGGAGAGAaacatagctgtgatcaatgtgggaagattTTTACCTCAtctagctatctaactatacaccagagaatacacacaggagataaatcttatggctgtgatcactgtgggaagagtttcattcggctacaaaccctgaaatcacaccagagaatacacactggagagaaaccttatagctgtaatcaatgtgggaagagttttactcagctaaacggcttgatatcacaccagagaacacacacaggagagaaaccttgtagctgtgatcaatgtgggaagagatactctgataaaagatctctgattaaACATCAGAAATTAcatggagttgtttcatga